The Pseudomonas azadiae genome includes a window with the following:
- a CDS encoding UTRA domain-containing protein, translating into MRDEAIKAVTSIGLALQEQIDHGLLAPASKLPAERKLSELFGTTRITVREALLQLEAQGQIYREERRGWFVSPPRLAYNLMQRSHFHAMVSDQGRVASTEVISARLQPASAAVCAWLQLPALSSVIQICRGRRIDGRLVLYVEHYLNPQYFPGILACDLNQSMTELYARKYDLHYGRVRFEIVPTSLPVEAAAALRVSVGSPGLRIARVNYDQHQRLIDCDLEFWRHDAIHVGVDVI; encoded by the coding sequence ATGCGCGATGAGGCAATCAAGGCGGTGACATCCATTGGCCTGGCGCTGCAAGAGCAGATCGACCACGGCTTGTTGGCGCCTGCCAGCAAGCTGCCCGCCGAGCGCAAGCTCAGCGAGTTGTTCGGTACCACCCGCATTACCGTGCGGGAAGCCTTGTTACAACTTGAGGCCCAGGGGCAGATCTATCGGGAGGAACGTCGCGGCTGGTTTGTCTCGCCGCCGCGGCTGGCCTACAACCTGATGCAGCGCAGCCACTTTCACGCGATGGTGAGTGACCAGGGGCGTGTGGCGTCCACTGAAGTGATCAGCGCGCGGCTGCAGCCGGCTTCGGCGGCGGTGTGTGCATGGCTGCAGTTGCCGGCGTTGTCCAGCGTGATCCAGATTTGCCGGGGTCGGCGCATCGATGGGCGCTTGGTGCTGTACGTGGAGCACTACCTGAACCCGCAGTATTTTCCGGGCATCCTGGCGTGCGATTTGAATCAGTCGATGACGGAGCTGTATGCGCGCAAGTACGACTTGCACTATGGGCGGGTGCGTTTTGAGATCGTGCCGACGTCACTGCCGGTGGAAGCGGCGGCTGCGTTGCGCGTGTCGGTGGGCAGCCCGGGCTTGCGGATAGCCCGGGTCAACTATGACCAGCATCAGCGGTTGATCGACTGCGACCTGGAGTTCTGGCGGCATGATGCGATTCATGTGGGTGTGGATGTGATTTAA
- a CDS encoding DUF6162 family protein: protein MTTTQVVRPAGAGHETLYVLLLCLIILAVAGTVVALHGETREVATVPSHQLDARRDLSAAEQGIYADLRVTLDEIQLLQQEQNALPTPAQLAEEGFAPFAQDASSVSRGNHRWQLLEPSAYLGLSQVPATSGSLLMRVHGAEPDIWLNRQANLAAPSDLSDQALIAAGWQQVVAQFDAGVTRQHRH from the coding sequence ATGACTACCACCCAGGTTGTACGCCCCGCGGGTGCCGGTCACGAAACCCTCTACGTCCTGCTGCTGTGCCTGATCATCCTGGCGGTGGCTGGCACGGTGGTGGCCTTGCACGGAGAAACCCGGGAAGTTGCTACCGTGCCCAGTCACCAGCTGGACGCCCGACGCGACCTGAGCGCCGCCGAGCAAGGCATTTACGCCGACCTGCGCGTGACCCTGGATGAAATCCAGCTGTTGCAGCAGGAGCAAAACGCACTGCCGACCCCGGCGCAACTGGCCGAAGAAGGCTTTGCGCCGTTTGCCCAGGACGCCAGCTCGGTCAGCCGTGGCAATCACCGCTGGCAGCTGCTGGAACCCTCGGCCTACCTGGGTTTGAGCCAAGTGCCCGCCACCAGTGGCTCGCTGCTCATGCGCGTGCACGGTGCCGAGCCGGATATCTGGCTCAATCGCCAAGCCAACCTGGCCGCCCCCTCCGACCTCTCTGACCAGGCGCTGATCGCAGCCGGCTGGCAGCAGGTGGTCGCGCAATTCGATGCCGGCGTCACCCGCCAGCACCGTCACTGA
- a CDS encoding ABC transporter substrate-binding protein yields MKQLFLASLLGSTIAMCTAAMAADTDLKTLEAAAKAEGAVNSVGMPDDWANWKGTWEDLASKYGLKHMDTDMSSAQEIAKFKAEKDNASADIGDVGAAFGPIAVKQEVTQPYKPSTWASVPDWAKDKDGHWALAYTGTIAFIVNKKLLHGSEVPTSWADLLTGKYKVSVGDVSTAAQASNGVLAAAIANKGDEKNIAPGLQFFTKIAQQGRLGLSNPTIATLEKGEVEVGIVWDFNGLSYKAKMANPDDYVVLIPSDGSVKSGYTTIINKYAKHPNAAKLTREYIFSDAGQLNLAKGNARPIRAETDLKLPADIAKNLIPGEQYTKANPQPIKDADAWEATSKKLPQLWNEQVIVEMK; encoded by the coding sequence ATGAAACAGCTTTTCCTGGCATCACTGTTAGGCTCGACCATTGCCATGTGCACCGCCGCCATGGCCGCTGATACCGATCTAAAAACCTTGGAAGCCGCCGCGAAAGCGGAAGGCGCCGTCAACAGCGTCGGCATGCCCGATGACTGGGCCAACTGGAAAGGCACCTGGGAAGACCTGGCCTCCAAGTACGGCCTCAAGCACATGGACACCGACATGAGCTCGGCCCAGGAAATCGCCAAGTTCAAAGCGGAAAAAGACAACGCCAGCGCCGATATCGGCGACGTGGGCGCAGCATTCGGCCCGATTGCGGTGAAGCAGGAGGTGACCCAGCCTTACAAACCGTCCACCTGGGCTTCGGTGCCGGATTGGGCAAAAGACAAGGACGGTCACTGGGCCCTGGCCTACACCGGTACCATCGCGTTCATCGTCAACAAGAAGCTGCTGCACGGCTCCGAAGTTCCCACCAGTTGGGCCGACCTGCTGACCGGCAAATACAAGGTGTCCGTAGGTGATGTGAGCACCGCGGCCCAGGCCTCCAACGGCGTACTCGCCGCGGCCATTGCCAATAAAGGCGACGAGAAGAACATCGCCCCAGGCCTGCAATTCTTCACCAAGATCGCCCAGCAAGGCCGTCTCGGGCTGTCCAACCCGACCATCGCGACCCTGGAAAAAGGCGAAGTCGAAGTGGGTATCGTCTGGGACTTCAACGGCCTGAGCTACAAGGCCAAGATGGCCAACCCGGATGACTACGTGGTGCTGATCCCATCGGATGGTTCGGTGAAATCCGGCTACACCACCATTATCAATAAATACGCCAAGCACCCGAACGCCGCCAAGCTGACCCGCGAATACATTTTCAGCGATGCCGGCCAGCTCAACCTGGCGAAGGGTAATGCACGTCCGATCCGCGCCGAAACCGACCTGAAACTGCCGGCCGATATCGCCAAAAACCTGATCCCGGGCGAGCAATACACCAAGGCCAACCCGCAGCCGATCAAGGATGCCGATGCCTGGGAAGCGACGTCCAAGAAGTTGCCGCAGTTGTGGAACGAGCAGGTCATTGTAGAGATGAAGTAA
- a CDS encoding metal ABC transporter permease, translating into MTYEAFRLMVQGWASSGYLPEALAYGFVVNALLAGLLIGPVLGGLGTLVVVKRFAFFSEAVGHAALTGVAVGILLGEPYTGPYGSLFGYCLLFGILLNYLRNRTGLAPDTLIGVFLSVSLALGASLLLILAGKINVHILENVLFGSVLTVNGNDLLVLAIVGSLVMALALPLYNRIMLASFNPQLAAVRGVAVKTLDYLFVILVTLITVAAVKVIGAILVGALLVIPAAAARLLSQSLKGFFWVSVVIATVSTLCGILLPIIFDLPIPSGAAIILVAGIAFALAAIARGTVPSLKGNLG; encoded by the coding sequence ATGACTTATGAAGCCTTTCGCTTGATGGTCCAGGGCTGGGCCTCTTCCGGTTACCTGCCGGAGGCGCTGGCCTATGGTTTTGTGGTCAACGCTTTGCTCGCCGGTTTGCTGATCGGCCCCGTGCTGGGCGGCTTGGGAACCCTGGTGGTGGTCAAGCGCTTCGCGTTTTTTTCCGAAGCGGTCGGTCATGCCGCGCTGACCGGCGTGGCCGTGGGCATCCTGTTGGGCGAACCCTATACCGGGCCCTATGGCAGCCTGTTCGGCTACTGCCTGCTGTTCGGCATCTTGCTCAACTACTTGCGCAACCGCACGGGCCTGGCGCCGGACACCTTGATCGGCGTGTTCCTGTCGGTGTCGCTGGCGTTGGGTGCGAGCCTGCTGCTGATCCTGGCGGGCAAGATCAACGTGCATATCCTCGAAAACGTACTGTTTGGCTCGGTGTTGACGGTCAACGGCAACGATCTGCTGGTGCTCGCAATCGTCGGTTCACTGGTGATGGCCCTGGCCTTGCCGCTGTACAACCGCATCATGCTGGCCAGCTTCAACCCGCAACTGGCGGCGGTGCGAGGGGTGGCGGTGAAAACCCTGGACTACCTGTTCGTGATCCTGGTGACACTGATCACCGTCGCGGCGGTCAAGGTGATCGGCGCGATCCTGGTGGGTGCGTTGCTGGTGATTCCGGCTGCGGCGGCACGCCTGTTGAGTCAGTCGCTCAAGGGGTTCTTCTGGGTATCGGTGGTAATTGCCACGGTCAGCACCCTGTGCGGGATCCTGCTGCCGATCATCTTCGACCTGCCCATCCCGTCCGGCGCCGCGATCATTCTGGTTGCCGGTATCGCCTTCGCACTGGCCGCCATCGCGCGCGGCACGGTGCCCAGCCTCAAAGGGAATCTTGGATAA
- the leuD gene encoding 3-isopropylmalate dehydratase small subunit — protein sequence MSLQPFTLVTGKAAPMLAANIDTDVIMPKQFLKGIDRNGLDRGLFFDLRFLASGEPNPAFVLNQPAWQGAKFLVVGANFGCGSSREHAVWGLKQMGIRALIGSSFAGIFYDNCQRNGVLLITLDEAVLQQLGKTVSQAEQAQISIDLEAQQIRLAEGQVIPFQLDTLRKTVLLLGLDAIGSTLQRSEQIKTFERRHLQANPWLS from the coding sequence ATGAGCCTGCAACCGTTCACCCTGGTCACCGGCAAGGCCGCGCCGATGCTGGCGGCGAATATCGACACCGATGTGATCATGCCCAAGCAGTTTCTCAAGGGCATCGACCGCAACGGCCTGGACCGTGGGTTGTTCTTCGACCTGCGCTTTTTGGCATCCGGCGAGCCGAACCCCGCGTTCGTGCTGAACCAGCCGGCCTGGCAGGGTGCGAAGTTTTTGGTGGTAGGGGCGAATTTCGGTTGCGGTTCCAGCCGCGAGCACGCGGTGTGGGGCTTGAAGCAGATGGGCATCCGCGCGTTGATCGGCAGCAGCTTCGCCGGGATTTTCTATGACAACTGCCAGCGAAACGGGGTGTTGTTGATCACCTTGGACGAGGCGGTGTTGCAGCAGTTGGGCAAGACCGTCAGCCAGGCTGAGCAGGCTCAGATCAGTATCGATCTTGAAGCCCAGCAGATTCGTTTGGCCGAAGGTCAGGTGATCCCGTTTCAGCTCGATACGCTGCGCAAGACGGTGCTGTTGCTCGGGCTGGACGCCATCGGCAGCACGTTGCAGCGCAGTGAGCAAATCAAAACGTTCGAACGTAGGCACCTCCAGGCTAACCCCTGGCTCAGCTGA
- a CDS encoding metal ABC transporter solute-binding protein, Zn/Mn family, which translates to MRPAIRPLALAIACLISTSALAVEGSEPLKIHQGLGHAALSKAKSVKPVKVLASLPITYGLAEVLLKGTDVQLERAAPANLPGSRQVSYFTGRGAPALSTLALDADAAIGLRSLWADDPLYPVARRSNIRIVEVDAARPVDGGLPGIAVQPGVSDGLNSQPWQSSNNMGRMADVLAADLSRLAPAAKPKIDANLAALKQRLLKLSADSEARLAKADNLSVLSLSDHFAYLVSSLNLELVSTDARPDAEWTPEALQKLSTELKDNEVAVVLHHRQPSDAVKAAVTAGGAQLLVLNVDGATPVTELETNVDQVIKALMP; encoded by the coding sequence ATGCGCCCTGCAATTCGACCATTGGCCCTGGCCATCGCTTGCTTGATCAGCACCTCGGCACTGGCTGTCGAAGGATCGGAGCCCCTCAAGATCCATCAGGGGCTGGGCCATGCCGCACTGAGCAAGGCCAAGTCGGTAAAACCGGTGAAAGTTCTGGCGTCGCTGCCAATCACCTACGGCCTGGCCGAGGTGCTGCTCAAAGGCACCGACGTTCAACTTGAACGCGCCGCACCGGCCAACCTGCCCGGTTCGCGGCAGGTGTCCTACTTCACCGGGCGGGGTGCGCCAGCGTTGAGCACATTGGCGCTCGACGCCGACGCCGCCATCGGCCTGCGCTCGCTGTGGGCCGATGACCCGCTGTACCCGGTGGCGCGACGCAGCAATATCCGCATTGTTGAAGTCGACGCCGCGCGCCCGGTGGACGGCGGTTTGCCGGGCATTGCAGTACAGCCAGGCGTCAGCGATGGCCTGAACAGCCAGCCCTGGCAATCGAGCAACAACATGGGGCGCATGGCCGATGTGCTGGCCGCTGACCTGAGCCGCCTGGCGCCCGCCGCCAAGCCGAAGATCGACGCCAACCTCGCCGCCCTCAAGCAGCGCCTGCTCAAGCTCAGCGCCGACAGCGAAGCGCGCCTGGCGAAGGCGGATAACCTGAGTGTGCTCAGTTTGAGTGATCACTTTGCGTATCTGGTCAGCAGCCTGAACCTGGAGCTGGTCAGCACCGATGCGCGACCCGATGCCGAATGGACGCCCGAGGCGCTGCAGAAGCTCAGCACAGAGCTGAAGGACAACGAGGTGGCGGTGGTATTGCATCACCGTCAACCGAGTGACGCGGTGAAAGCCGCTGTCACGGCCGGTGGTGCGCAGTTGCTGGTATTGAATGTGGACGGTGCGACGCCTGTGACAGAGCTGGAAACCAATGTGGATCAGGTGATCAAGGCGCTGATGCCGTAG
- a CDS encoding thiamine pyrophosphate-binding protein yields the protein MNKAAAAKPSPLRAFWLKWRFHINVLLLLVPLGFMPKYFADAALFRGDTGIGERVAGQVQVGPWSLTLAEFRNEGPRPDPAGPMKFFNAALCDACADQVKATYLRIGKPRSLRAAGVIFFGTPYRMGAGLPIPERTPADAELWVTMEGWDGAMHQGSIPLSQASPATIAWLNKQGVKP from the coding sequence ATGAACAAGGCCGCTGCTGCAAAGCCATCCCCGCTGCGAGCGTTCTGGCTGAAATGGCGTTTTCACATCAACGTACTGTTGTTGCTGGTACCCCTGGGCTTCATGCCCAAGTACTTCGCCGATGCCGCGCTGTTTCGTGGCGATACCGGCATCGGCGAGCGCGTGGCCGGGCAAGTGCAGGTCGGACCCTGGAGCCTGACCCTCGCGGAATTTCGCAATGAGGGGCCGCGCCCCGACCCGGCCGGCCCGATGAAGTTTTTCAACGCAGCCCTGTGCGACGCCTGCGCCGACCAGGTCAAGGCTACCTATCTGCGTATTGGCAAGCCGCGCAGCCTGCGCGCCGCCGGGGTGATCTTCTTCGGCACGCCGTACCGCATGGGCGCGGGCCTGCCGATTCCAGAACGCACGCCGGCCGACGCCGAACTGTGGGTGACCATGGAAGGCTGGGACGGCGCCATGCACCAGGGTTCCATCCCGCTGAGCCAGGCCTCGCCTGCCACTATTGCCTGGCTGAACAAGCAAGGAGTTAAACCATGA
- the leuC gene encoding 3-isopropylmalate dehydratase large subunit, translating into MTARTLYDKHIDSHTVCPLDDQGHVLLYIDRQVINEYTSPQAFSGLREAGRTVWRPGTALAVVDHVNPTTPKRIAAMPDAGGARQVSYLAENCRDFGIELLDILDKRQGIEHVIAPEQGFILPGMMIAAGDSHTTTYGALGAFGFGIGTSEIEHLLASQTLVYKRLKTLRVSVDGDLAPGLTSKDVIMALIGKIGASGATGYAIEFRGSTIDALSVEARMTICNMAVEAGARGAFMAPDEKVFAYLKGKPRAPEGAQWDQALAGWRQLHSDADAVFDREVQLDARIVEPMVTWGTSPDQAAAIGARVPDPQDVSDLILRQDMRRALDYMGLEAGMPLSDIVISHAFIGSCTNARIEDLRDAASVVRGRQVAKHVRAMIVPGSTEVRDQAEAEGLAAIFIEAGFEWRQSGCSMCLAMNDDVLAAGDRCASSTNRNFEGRQGAGARTHLMSPAMVAAAAITGRLTDIRQFGERP; encoded by the coding sequence ATGACTGCCAGAACCCTGTACGACAAACACATCGATTCCCACACGGTGTGTCCCCTGGATGACCAAGGCCATGTCCTGCTTTATATAGACCGCCAAGTGATCAACGAATACACCAGCCCCCAGGCCTTCAGCGGTTTGCGTGAGGCCGGGCGCACCGTGTGGCGCCCGGGCACCGCGCTGGCGGTGGTTGATCACGTGAACCCGACCACGCCCAAGCGTATTGCGGCCATGCCCGATGCCGGTGGGGCGCGGCAAGTGTCATACCTGGCCGAGAACTGCCGGGATTTCGGCATCGAGCTGCTGGACATCCTCGACAAGCGCCAAGGCATTGAGCACGTGATCGCGCCGGAACAGGGCTTTATCCTGCCGGGCATGATGATCGCCGCCGGCGACAGCCACACCACCACCTACGGCGCCCTTGGTGCCTTTGGTTTTGGTATCGGTACCTCGGAAATCGAACACCTGCTGGCCTCCCAGACCCTGGTCTACAAGCGCCTGAAGACCTTGCGCGTGAGCGTGGATGGCGACCTGGCGCCCGGCCTGACGTCCAAGGACGTGATCATGGCGCTGATCGGTAAGATCGGCGCCTCGGGAGCAACCGGCTACGCCATTGAGTTTCGCGGCTCCACCATCGATGCGCTGAGCGTCGAGGCGCGTATGACCATCTGCAACATGGCGGTGGAGGCCGGTGCGCGCGGCGCGTTCATGGCCCCCGACGAAAAAGTCTTCGCCTACCTCAAGGGTAAGCCCCGCGCACCCGAAGGCGCGCAGTGGGATCAGGCACTGGCAGGCTGGCGCCAGCTGCATTCGGACGCCGATGCGGTGTTCGACCGGGAGGTGCAGCTCGACGCCCGCATTGTGGAGCCGATGGTCACGTGGGGCACCAGCCCCGATCAGGCCGCGGCCATTGGCGCCCGCGTGCCCGACCCGCAGGATGTCAGCGACCTGATCCTGCGCCAGGACATGCGCCGGGCCCTCGATTACATGGGCCTGGAAGCCGGCATGCCGCTGAGCGATATCGTTATCAGCCACGCATTTATCGGTTCCTGCACCAACGCTCGCATCGAAGACCTGCGCGACGCCGCCAGCGTGGTGCGCGGCAGGCAGGTGGCCAAGCACGTACGGGCGATGATCGTGCCGGGTTCCACTGAAGTGCGCGACCAGGCCGAAGCCGAAGGGTTGGCGGCGATTTTTATCGAAGCCGGCTTTGAATGGCGCCAGTCGGGCTGCTCGATGTGCCTGGCGATGAACGACGACGTGCTGGCCGCCGGTGACCGCTGCGCTTCCAGCACCAACCGCAATTTCGAAGGCCGCCAGGGCGCGGGTGCGCGCACTCACCTGATGAGCCCCGCGATGGTCGCCGCCGCTGCCATTACCGGCCGGCTTACTGATATCCGCCAATTTGGAGAGCGCCCATGA
- a CDS encoding alkaline phosphatase family protein, with the protein MKHTVILVVLDGLNFEVARLAMGHLQAYVGAGRAALYTLECELPALSRPLYECILTGVPPIRSGIVHNNVSRLSTQRSIFHYATDAGLTTAAAAYHWVSELYNRTPFLAARDRHTDDKALAIQHGHFYWNDHYPDSHLFADAESLRLKHAPDFLLAHPMNIDDAGHKHGLDSPQYRNSARSADIILADYLQAWLDAGYQVLVTADHGMNNDRSHNGLLPEEREVPLFVLGDAFSLNPDAAPKQTELCGTVCELLGVPHDKPVCRELLK; encoded by the coding sequence ATGAAGCACACTGTCATCCTTGTCGTGCTCGACGGCCTGAACTTCGAGGTCGCAAGGCTCGCCATGGGGCATTTGCAGGCCTATGTCGGCGCAGGACGCGCAGCCCTCTACACCCTGGAATGTGAACTGCCCGCCCTGTCCCGCCCGCTGTATGAATGCATCCTGACCGGCGTGCCGCCGATCCGCAGCGGCATCGTGCACAACAACGTCTCGCGCCTGTCCACCCAGCGCAGCATTTTCCATTACGCCACCGACGCCGGCCTTACCACGGCGGCGGCGGCTTATCACTGGGTCAGCGAGTTGTATAACCGCACGCCCTTTCTCGCCGCCCGCGACCGTCATACCGACGACAAGGCGCTGGCGATCCAGCACGGGCATTTCTACTGGAATGACCACTACCCCGATTCCCACCTGTTCGCCGATGCCGAAAGCCTGCGCCTCAAGCACGCGCCGGACTTTTTGCTGGCGCACCCGATGAACATCGACGACGCCGGCCACAAGCACGGCCTCGACAGCCCGCAGTACCGCAACAGCGCACGCTCGGCCGACATCATCCTGGCCGACTACCTGCAAGCCTGGCTCGACGCCGGCTATCAGGTGCTGGTAACCGCCGACCACGGCATGAACAACGACCGCTCCCACAACGGCCTACTGCCGGAAGAACGCGAAGTACCGCTGTTCGTGCTCGGTGATGCCTTCAGCCTGAACCCCGACGCCGCGCCGAAACAGACCGAGCTCTGCGGCACCGTCTGCGAACTGCTGGGCGTGCCCCACGACAAACCCGTGTGCCGGGAGCTGCTGAAATGA
- a CDS encoding PepSY-associated TM helix domain-containing protein yields the protein MSKKSRSKLWFLVHSWLALPIWFFVLIVCVTGTLAVVSQEIVWLANPDIRASKPTDDAEPLSYDQVIAAIKRDEPQVFVQSISRPDESHFALSVDLSYPDGRSVEVYVNPYTGAIQGISPSFDFKAFTRALHGWWLVPFTNGYSWGWYLVSALGIPLLASLVTGLVVYKRFWKGFLRPTLRVRHGARIFWGDFHRLSGIWSIWFIAVISVTGIWFLIRAILGDNQISISTEPVIPVIAREKVPLSAPGVPAPMIAVDEAIRIATQRIPGLEASFISLPLNAYSHLQIGGRGWYPLMFQTAQINPYDGEVAAAHLLSDRSKLEFVTESMRPLHTGDFGGLWIKLIWAFFGLIMSMMVLSGLLIWTKRTALATLNAFKRETKAQHTPASIPAMRAETSEANP from the coding sequence ATGTCGAAGAAGTCACGCTCCAAACTCTGGTTTCTCGTCCATAGCTGGTTGGCATTGCCCATCTGGTTCTTTGTACTGATCGTCTGCGTCACCGGCACCCTGGCGGTCGTCAGCCAGGAGATCGTCTGGCTGGCCAACCCGGATATCCGCGCGAGCAAGCCGACGGATGATGCCGAGCCGCTGAGCTATGACCAGGTAATCGCCGCCATCAAGCGCGATGAACCCCAGGTGTTCGTCCAGTCGATCAGCCGTCCCGACGAATCGCATTTCGCCCTCAGCGTCGACCTGAGCTACCCCGACGGGCGTTCCGTCGAGGTCTACGTCAACCCCTACACCGGGGCGATCCAAGGCATCAGCCCGTCATTCGACTTCAAGGCATTTACCCGCGCGCTGCATGGCTGGTGGCTGGTGCCCTTCACCAATGGCTACAGCTGGGGCTGGTACCTGGTCTCGGCGCTCGGCATTCCACTGCTGGCATCGCTGGTGACCGGGCTGGTGGTGTACAAGCGTTTCTGGAAGGGCTTCCTGCGCCCTACCTTGCGCGTGCGCCATGGCGCGCGGATCTTCTGGGGCGACTTCCACCGTTTGAGCGGCATCTGGTCGATCTGGTTTATCGCAGTGATTTCCGTCACCGGCATCTGGTTCCTGATCCGGGCGATCCTGGGCGACAACCAGATCTCGATTTCAACCGAGCCCGTCATCCCGGTGATTGCCCGGGAGAAGGTGCCCCTGTCGGCGCCGGGCGTGCCAGCACCGATGATTGCGGTGGACGAGGCCATCCGGATCGCCACCCAGCGCATCCCGGGTCTGGAGGCGAGTTTCATCAGTCTGCCGCTCAACGCGTACAGCCACCTGCAGATCGGCGGGCGGGGCTGGTACCCCTTGATGTTCCAGACCGCGCAGATCAACCCCTATGACGGTGAAGTCGCCGCGGCGCACCTGCTGTCCGACCGTTCGAAGCTGGAGTTCGTCACCGAATCCATGCGCCCGCTGCACACCGGCGACTTTGGCGGGCTGTGGATCAAACTGATCTGGGCGTTCTTCGGGCTGATCATGAGCATGATGGTGTTGAGCGGCCTGCTGATCTGGACCAAGCGCACCGCACTGGCCACGCTCAACGCCTTCAAGCGCGAAACGAAGGCACAACACACGCCGGCGTCCATCCCGGCGATGCGGGCAGAAACCTCGGAGGCCAACCCATGA
- a CDS encoding metal ABC transporter substrate-binding protein, whose amino-acid sequence MSISSPLLRLLLVGLFSLMLAPLANAEQAKRLRIGITLHPYYSYVANIVGDKAEVVPLIPAGFNPHAYEPRAEDIKRIGTLDVIVLNGVGHDDFADRMIATSERPDIPVIEANANVPLLAATGNAARGAGKVVNPHTFLSISASIAQVNNIARELGKLDPDNAKTYTQNARAYGKRLRQMRADALAKLTSAPNPDLRVATVHAAYDYLLREFGLEVTAVVEPAHGIEPSPSQLKKTIDELRALDVKVIFSEMDFPSTYVDTIQRESGVKLYPLSHISYGEYSAEKYEVEMTGNLNTVVRAIQESGA is encoded by the coding sequence ATGTCTATTTCATCGCCCCTGTTGCGCCTGTTGCTGGTTGGCCTGTTCAGCCTGATGCTCGCTCCCCTGGCCAATGCCGAACAGGCCAAACGCCTGCGCATCGGCATTACCCTGCACCCTTATTACAGCTACGTGGCCAATATCGTCGGCGACAAGGCTGAAGTGGTGCCGCTGATTCCGGCCGGTTTCAACCCACATGCCTATGAGCCACGCGCCGAAGACATCAAGCGCATCGGCACACTGGACGTAATCGTGCTCAACGGCGTCGGCCATGACGACTTCGCCGACCGCATGATTGCGACCAGCGAACGCCCGGACATCCCGGTCATCGAGGCCAACGCCAATGTGCCGCTGCTGGCCGCCACCGGTAACGCCGCACGCGGCGCGGGCAAGGTGGTCAACCCGCATACGTTCCTGTCGATCAGCGCATCGATTGCCCAGGTCAACAACATTGCCCGCGAATTGGGCAAGCTCGACCCGGACAACGCCAAGACCTACACCCAGAACGCCCGCGCCTATGGCAAGCGCCTGCGCCAGATGCGTGCCGATGCCCTGGCCAAGTTGACCAGCGCACCCAACCCGGACCTGCGCGTGGCCACCGTGCACGCGGCCTATGACTACCTGCTGCGTGAATTCGGCCTGGAAGTCACCGCCGTGGTCGAACCGGCCCACGGGATCGAACCCAGCCCCAGCCAGTTGAAAAAAACCATCGATGAGCTGCGCGCTCTGGACGTGAAGGTGATCTTCTCGGAGATGGACTTCCCGTCCACCTATGTCGACACCATCCAGCGTGAGTCCGGGGTCAAGCTGTACCCGCTGTCGCATATTTCCTACGGCGAATACAGCGCCGAAAAATACGAAGTGGAAATGACCGGCAACCTCAACACCGTGGTACGCGCGATCCAGGAGTCGGGAGCATGA
- a CDS encoding metal ABC transporter ATP-binding protein, whose translation MTAAQQLQAVSVGPALAFDNVSLTLGRTVILDQVSFQVQPGSIHALVGPNGGGKSSLIKTLLGQTPHQGRLSLHWPTTPGTIGYVPQALEFDRGLPMTVDDFMAAMCQRRPAFLGLSRHYAGAIGEALERVGMQDKRKRRMGALSGGERQRVLLAQGLIPAPQLLVLDEPMSALDEAGIQVFERLLNDWRLAGITVLWIEHDLEAVGRLADRVTGLNRRVLFDATPKEALTPDRLLSLFSTHPRSPAQ comes from the coding sequence ATGACGGCAGCGCAACAACTGCAGGCGGTCAGCGTCGGCCCGGCCCTGGCATTCGACAACGTGTCGCTGACCCTGGGTCGCACGGTGATCCTCGACCAGGTGAGTTTCCAGGTGCAGCCGGGCAGCATCCATGCGCTGGTGGGCCCCAACGGTGGCGGTAAAAGCTCGCTGATCAAGACGCTGCTGGGGCAAACACCGCACCAGGGACGGTTGAGCCTGCACTGGCCAACCACGCCCGGCACCATCGGTTATGTGCCCCAGGCCCTGGAATTCGACCGTGGCTTGCCGATGACCGTCGATGATTTCATGGCTGCCATGTGCCAGCGGCGTCCGGCGTTTCTTGGCCTGTCCAGGCATTACGCCGGTGCGATTGGCGAGGCGCTGGAGCGCGTTGGCATGCAGGACAAACGCAAGCGGCGCATGGGCGCGTTGTCCGGCGGTGAACGCCAGCGCGTGCTGCTGGCCCAGGGGCTGATCCCGGCGCCGCAGTTGCTGGTGCTGGATGAACCGATGTCGGCGCTGGACGAAGCCGGTATCCAAGTGTTCGAGCGTTTGCTGAATGACTGGCGACTGGCCGGGATCACCGTGCTGTGGATCGAGCATGACCTGGAAGCCGTAGGCCGCCTGGCCGACCGCGTCACGGGCCTGAACCGCCGCGTATTGTTCGACGCCACGCCCAAAGAGGCGCTGACCCCGGATCGCCTGCTGAGCCTGTTCTCCACCCACCCTCGGAGCCCGGCGCAATGA